Proteins encoded in a region of the Oceanibaculum nanhaiense genome:
- a CDS encoding M23 family metallopeptidase gives MIRLLLALLILCAPTVPAFAQNAQLSLEGKPVQGGLMRGKTVPGASVLFDGKTMRVAEDGLFLIGFGREAPPEMQVEVTLPSGRTVSRTLQVEQRSYDIQRIDGLPQTMVTPPPELLARIRAENAEIKRARELDTSVPFFRSGFIWPALGRISGIYGSQRILNGQPRQPHFGIDIAAPRGTRVVAPADGVVALVHPDMYYTGATIVIDHGHGLSSAFLHLDETYVEVGEIVRQGQRIATVGSSGRSTGAHLDWRVNLFDIRLDPALLTGPMPRAGNGAPGAGDSSPASGGAAKATAPGAAAPRTQ, from the coding sequence GTGATCCGTCTGCTGCTTGCCCTGTTGATCCTGTGTGCGCCTACCGTCCCGGCCTTCGCCCAGAACGCCCAGCTCTCGCTGGAGGGAAAACCCGTCCAGGGCGGGTTGATGCGCGGCAAGACCGTGCCGGGCGCCAGCGTGCTGTTCGACGGTAAGACCATGCGGGTCGCCGAGGATGGACTCTTCCTGATCGGCTTCGGCCGTGAGGCGCCACCAGAAATGCAGGTTGAGGTCACGCTGCCCTCCGGCCGTACCGTCAGCCGCACGCTGCAGGTGGAACAGCGCAGCTACGACATCCAGCGCATCGACGGGCTGCCGCAGACCATGGTCACGCCGCCGCCGGAGCTGCTGGCGCGCATCCGGGCGGAGAATGCGGAGATCAAGCGGGCGCGGGAACTGGATACCAGCGTGCCGTTCTTCCGCAGCGGCTTCATCTGGCCGGCGCTGGGGCGCATCAGCGGGATTTATGGCTCGCAGCGCATCCTGAACGGACAGCCGCGCCAGCCGCATTTCGGCATCGACATCGCCGCCCCCAGGGGCACCCGCGTCGTGGCTCCGGCCGATGGTGTGGTGGCGCTGGTCCATCCCGATATGTATTACACCGGCGCCACCATCGTGATCGATCATGGCCACGGCCTCAGCTCCGCCTTCCTGCATCTCGACGAGACCTATGTCGAGGTCGGCGAGATCGTGCGTCAGGGCCAGCGCATCGCCACGGTGGGGTCCAGCGGCCGCTCCACCGGCGCGCATCTCGACTGGCGGGTTAATCTGTTCGACATAAGGCTGGACCCTGCCTTGCTCACCGGGCCGATGCCGAGGGCGGGCAATGGGGCACCGGGTGCGGGCGATTCTAGTCCGGCCAGCGGCGGTGCAGCCAAAGCCACTGCCCCGGGCGCTGCCGCACCCAGGACTCAATAA
- the lpxK gene encoding tetraacyldisaccharide 4'-kinase: MRAPDFWQRRRDWRSLLLSPAATAYGWAARCRARTAQPWTATVPVICIGNLVAGGAGKTPVALSIMAMLQRQGIAAHFLTRGHGGKLTGPVRVDPGAHGAADVGDEPLLLAEAAPTWVAGDRVAGARAAIAAGAKAIIMDDGFQNPSLAKNLSLIVVDGGYGFGNGLLLPAGPLRETVAEGLAHAQAVVLIGEDRTGAAAQVGNALPILRARLTPAPESDPGGTDLSGRRVLAFAGIGRPEKFFESLREAGAEIAESKPFPDHHPYGAAEIDAILQQARDAGLLPVTTRKDWVRLPPGRRDGIAVLDIALTWQDEAALTALLTGLFTAEQGDA; the protein is encoded by the coding sequence ATGCGCGCACCCGATTTCTGGCAACGCCGCAGGGACTGGCGCAGCCTGCTGCTGTCACCCGCCGCCACCGCCTATGGCTGGGCGGCGCGCTGCCGGGCACGCACGGCACAGCCCTGGACGGCGACGGTGCCGGTGATCTGCATCGGCAATCTGGTCGCTGGCGGCGCCGGCAAGACGCCGGTCGCCCTCTCCATCATGGCGATGCTTCAGCGCCAGGGTATCGCGGCGCATTTCCTGACGCGCGGGCATGGCGGCAAGCTGACTGGCCCGGTGCGTGTCGATCCCGGCGCGCATGGTGCCGCCGATGTCGGCGACGAACCGCTGCTGCTGGCCGAGGCCGCCCCGACCTGGGTGGCGGGCGACCGGGTGGCGGGTGCCAGAGCCGCAATCGCTGCCGGTGCCAAGGCCATTATCATGGATGACGGGTTCCAGAATCCGTCGCTCGCCAAGAACCTGTCGCTGATCGTGGTCGATGGCGGCTATGGCTTCGGCAACGGGTTGCTGCTGCCTGCCGGGCCGCTGCGGGAGACGGTGGCCGAAGGCCTCGCGCATGCTCAGGCGGTCGTGCTGATCGGCGAGGACCGCACCGGGGCCGCCGCCCAGGTCGGCAATGCGCTGCCGATCCTGCGCGCCCGGCTGACACCCGCCCCTGAAAGCGATCCCGGCGGGACCGATCTCTCCGGCCGCCGCGTGCTGGCGTTCGCCGGCATTGGCCGGCCGGAGAAATTCTTCGAGAGTCTGCGCGAGGCGGGCGCCGAGATCGCGGAGAGCAAGCCCTTCCCCGACCACCATCCCTATGGCGCGGCAGAAATCGATGCGATCCTGCAACAGGCGCGCGATGCCGGGCTGTTGCCGGTGACCACCCGCAAGGACTGGGTCCGTCTGCCGCCCGGCCGGCGGGACGGCATCGCGGTTCTGGACATTGCGCTGACCTGGCAGGACGAGGCTGCGCTGACAGCGCTGCTGACCGGCCTGTTCACAGCAGAGCAGGGCGATGCCTGA
- the xseA gene encoding exodeoxyribonuclease VII large subunit: protein MTFDTVQNAPSPAPGSPPGPTPGNVPVFSVGELSQAVKRTIEGTFERVRVRGEISGFKRHSSGHLYLSLKDDQAVLAAVCWRGQAGRLSIQPEDGMEVICVGKLTTYPGQSKYQLVIEQMELAGEGALLKLLEERKRKLAAEGLFAAERKRAIPYLPRVIGVVTSPTGAVIRDILHRLADRFPRHVLVWPVAVQGEASAAQVAAAIRGFNALPEDGPVPRPNVLIVARGGGSLEDLWGFNEEIVVRAVVESAIPVISAVGHETDTTLIDFAADRRAPTPSAAAEMAVPVRADLETSIRTADLRLFQAMARGLADRRKYLDAMARALGDPQTLLGTATQRLDVAAERLGNGLAAGLRQRRSDVAARAARLVHPRQLLATKGQALAADARALDQAMAGLLDRQAARRDRVAGRLHPRLFEGELRAAGQKLTRAADGLERAAALKLRDAATPLRMWAERLENVSFERVLQRGYVIVRDTAGHVVGTAAATTDGQAVRLHFADGKADAVIGGAGESRKPTRPAAAKPSSPPPLKQGTLL, encoded by the coding sequence ATGACATTCGACACTGTTCAGAACGCACCCAGTCCGGCCCCCGGTTCGCCTCCCGGCCCGACTCCCGGAAACGTCCCCGTCTTTTCCGTCGGCGAGCTGTCGCAGGCGGTGAAGCGCACTATCGAAGGCACCTTCGAGCGGGTGCGCGTGCGCGGCGAGATTTCCGGCTTCAAGCGCCACTCCTCCGGCCATCTCTATCTGTCGCTGAAGGATGATCAGGCGGTGCTGGCCGCCGTGTGCTGGCGCGGCCAGGCCGGCCGCCTGTCGATCCAGCCGGAAGACGGGATGGAGGTGATCTGCGTCGGCAAGCTCACCACCTATCCCGGCCAGTCGAAATATCAGCTGGTCATCGAGCAGATGGAGCTAGCCGGCGAAGGCGCGCTGCTGAAGCTGCTGGAGGAGCGCAAGCGCAAGCTGGCGGCCGAAGGCCTGTTCGCCGCCGAACGCAAGCGCGCGATTCCCTATCTGCCGCGCGTGATCGGTGTCGTGACCTCGCCGACCGGGGCGGTGATCCGCGATATCCTGCATCGGCTTGCCGACCGCTTTCCGCGCCATGTGCTGGTCTGGCCGGTGGCGGTGCAGGGCGAGGCCTCGGCGGCGCAGGTCGCGGCGGCCATACGCGGTTTCAACGCCTTGCCGGAGGACGGGCCTGTCCCGCGCCCCAACGTGCTGATTGTCGCGCGCGGCGGCGGTAGCCTGGAGGATCTCTGGGGCTTCAATGAGGAGATCGTGGTGCGCGCCGTGGTGGAGAGCGCGATCCCGGTGATCTCCGCCGTTGGACATGAGACGGACACGACGCTGATCGATTTCGCCGCTGACCGCCGCGCGCCGACGCCGAGCGCCGCCGCCGAGATGGCGGTGCCGGTCCGCGCCGATCTGGAAACCAGTATCCGCACCGCCGATCTGCGGCTGTTCCAGGCGATGGCGCGCGGTCTTGCCGACCGGCGCAAATATCTCGACGCCATGGCGCGCGCGCTGGGCGATCCGCAGACCTTGCTGGGCACGGCGACACAGCGCCTCGATGTGGCTGCGGAACGGCTGGGCAACGGCCTTGCCGCCGGGCTGCGCCAGCGCCGGTCCGACGTTGCCGCGCGGGCCGCCCGCCTCGTCCATCCGCGCCAGCTGCTGGCCACCAAGGGGCAGGCGCTGGCCGCCGATGCGCGGGCGCTGGACCAGGCGATGGCCGGTCTGCTGGACCGACAGGCGGCGCGGCGCGACCGGGTGGCCGGACGGCTGCATCCGCGATTGTTCGAAGGCGAGCTGCGCGCCGCGGGCCAGAAGCTGACGCGTGCCGCCGATGGGCTGGAGCGTGCCGCCGCCCTGAAGCTGCGCGATGCCGCCACGCCCTTGCGGATGTGGGCGGAGCGGCTGGAGAATGTGTCGTTCGAACGGGTGCTGCAGCGCGGCTATGTCATTGTGCGCGATACCGCCGGCCATGTCGTCGGGACTGCCGCCGCGACAACGGACGGGCAGGCGGTTCGTCTGCATTTCGCCGACGGCAAGGCGGATGCCGTCATTGGCGGCGCGGGCGAATCGCGAAAACCCACCCGCCCGGCGGCGGCGAAACCCTCCTCTCCACCGCCTTTGAAACAGGGAACATTGCTGTGA
- a CDS encoding LpxL/LpxP family acyltransferase, with amino-acid sequence MPDRYSPFNRYIRYPLQAAFLLPFVGLMAALPMGWASALGGAIGRTVGPRLGVSRRARHNLRRAFPEKSAAEIEGIVRDMWDNLGRLLGEYPHLPRLDLLNDPRIEIVGAEHIHKARDDSLPGLFFSAHIGNWELVSLAASQLGLPLTRIYRAANNPLINRIILWGRHSIDGELVQKGRDGAEAILRTMRANGHVGLLIDQKMNEGIPVPFFGHDAMTGTALASFALRYRCPLIPARIERLEGCRFRITAYPPMDLPDSGDRKTDIATLTAACTALIESWVRQRPGQWLWLHRRWPD; translated from the coding sequence ATGCCTGACCGCTACAGCCCCTTCAACCGCTATATCCGTTATCCGCTGCAAGCGGCATTTCTGCTGCCCTTTGTCGGGCTAATGGCCGCGCTGCCGATGGGCTGGGCCTCGGCGCTGGGCGGCGCCATCGGCCGCACAGTGGGGCCCAGGCTCGGCGTCTCACGGCGCGCCCGGCACAATCTGCGCCGGGCCTTTCCGGAAAAATCCGCCGCCGAGATCGAAGGCATCGTCCGCGACATGTGGGACAATCTCGGGCGGCTGCTCGGCGAATACCCGCATCTGCCGCGCCTTGACCTGCTGAACGATCCGCGCATCGAGATCGTCGGCGCGGAACATATCCATAAGGCCCGCGACGATAGCCTGCCCGGCCTGTTCTTCTCCGCCCATATCGGCAATTGGGAGCTGGTCAGCCTGGCCGCCAGCCAGCTTGGCCTGCCGCTGACACGGATATACCGCGCCGCCAACAACCCGCTGATCAACCGCATCATCCTGTGGGGCCGGCACAGCATAGACGGCGAGCTGGTGCAGAAGGGGCGCGACGGGGCGGAGGCGATTCTCCGCACCATGCGCGCGAACGGCCATGTCGGCCTGCTGATCGACCAGAAGATGAACGAGGGCATCCCGGTGCCCTTCTTCGGCCATGACGCAATGACCGGCACGGCGCTCGCCAGCTTCGCGCTGCGCTACCGCTGCCCGCTGATTCCGGCACGCATCGAGCGGCTGGAGGGGTGCCGCTTCCGCATCACCGCCTATCCGCCGATGGACCTGCCGGACAGCGGCGACCGCAAGACCGACATCGCGACACTGACCGCGGCCTGTACCGCGCTTATTGAGTCCTGGGTGCGGCAGCGCCCGGGGCAGTGGCTTTGGCTGCACCGCCGCTGGCCGGACTAG
- a CDS encoding lysophospholipid acyltransferase family protein codes for MRLLKKMLRSTAVRSLICRLASCYMRFASWTTRWEIVGEEHPRRHWDNGQPFLGCFWHGRMMLVAPTWPREIPVEVLISRHGDGRFISTVISHLGMGTIEGSTSRGAVTALRGVIRTLRSGRIVAITPDGPRGPRMRAAGGLVLAAAVARVPVIPVSAAISHCQVLRSWDRFILPLPFGRGVIVWGEPILLPSSTDHDTLETGRLAIETALNRLSAEADRRMGHTPIEPAPLPHKAPELEPAP; via the coding sequence ATGCGCCTGCTCAAGAAGATGCTGCGCAGCACGGCGGTGCGGTCCCTCATATGCCGGCTGGCCTCCTGCTACATGCGGTTCGCCTCCTGGACCACGCGCTGGGAGATCGTCGGCGAAGAGCATCCCCGCCGCCACTGGGACAATGGCCAGCCCTTTCTCGGCTGCTTCTGGCATGGGCGGATGATGCTGGTCGCCCCGACCTGGCCACGCGAGATTCCGGTCGAGGTGCTGATTTCCCGGCATGGCGACGGCCGGTTCATCTCGACGGTCATCAGCCATCTCGGCATGGGGACCATCGAGGGCTCCACTTCGCGCGGCGCGGTCACGGCGCTGCGTGGCGTGATCCGTACGTTGCGGTCGGGCCGTATCGTGGCGATCACCCCGGACGGACCGCGCGGGCCGCGCATGCGCGCCGCCGGCGGGCTGGTGCTGGCGGCCGCAGTGGCCCGGGTTCCCGTCATTCCGGTGTCCGCCGCCATCAGCCATTGCCAGGTTCTTCGCAGCTGGGACCGTTTCATCCTGCCCCTGCCCTTCGGGCGCGGCGTCATCGTCTGGGGCGAGCCGATCCTGCTGCCGTCCAGTACCGACCATGACACCCTCGAGACCGGCCGGCTGGCCATCGAGACAGCGCTGAACCGGCTGAGCGCCGAGGCCGACCGGCGCATGGGCCACACACCCATCGAGCCGGCGCCGCTGCCGCACAAGGCGCCGGAGCTGGAGCCGGCACCATGA
- the purD gene encoding phosphoribosylamine--glycine ligase, which translates to MKLLLVGSGGREHALAWALAASPLCDTLYCAPGNAGIAQLAECVPIAAEDIGGLVRFATENAIDFVVVGPEAPLVAGLVDALDAAGIKSFGPRRAAAALEGSKGFMKDFCARHNIPTAAYGRFTDIAAARAFVTAQGAPIVVKADGLAAGKGVVVAMSEQEALDAIDMMMADKAFGSAGAELVIEEFMQGEEASFFALSDGVTAIPFGNAQDHKRVGDGDTGPNTGGMGAYSPAPIVNKAMAERIMAEIIRPTVAGMKAEGTPFTGVLYAGLMITETGPRLIEYNARFGDPECQVLMMRLKSDILPALMATGEGRLDRYDPIWHDSAALCVVMASNGYPGSYKKGTEIRGLDALADNTRLVVFHAGTARDDAGRLLANGGRVLGVTALGADLAVAQKNAYDAIAQIDWPEGFCRQDIGWRALASLKKGN; encoded by the coding sequence ATGAAGCTTCTTCTGGTCGGTTCGGGCGGTCGGGAACATGCGCTGGCCTGGGCGCTCGCCGCCTCGCCGCTGTGCGACACGCTGTATTGCGCTCCCGGCAATGCCGGTATTGCGCAGCTTGCCGAATGCGTGCCCATCGCCGCCGAGGATATCGGGGGGCTGGTCCGCTTCGCCACGGAGAATGCCATCGACTTCGTGGTGGTCGGGCCGGAGGCGCCGCTGGTCGCCGGTCTGGTCGATGCGCTGGACGCGGCCGGGATCAAATCCTTCGGCCCGCGCCGGGCCGCCGCCGCGCTGGAAGGCTCCAAGGGCTTCATGAAGGATTTCTGCGCCCGCCATAACATTCCGACCGCCGCCTATGGCCGCTTCACCGATATCGCCGCCGCCAGGGCCTTCGTGACCGCCCAGGGCGCGCCCATCGTGGTGAAGGCCGATGGGCTGGCCGCCGGCAAGGGCGTGGTGGTCGCGATGAGCGAGCAGGAGGCGCTGGACGCCATCGACATGATGATGGCCGACAAGGCCTTCGGCAGCGCCGGCGCGGAACTCGTCATTGAGGAATTCATGCAGGGCGAGGAGGCCAGCTTCTTCGCCCTGTCCGACGGCGTGACGGCGATCCCCTTCGGCAATGCGCAGGATCATAAGCGCGTCGGCGACGGCGATACCGGCCCGAACACCGGCGGCATGGGCGCCTATTCGCCCGCCCCCATCGTCAATAAGGCGATGGCCGAGCGCATCATGGCGGAGATCATCCGTCCCACCGTCGCCGGCATGAAGGCGGAAGGCACGCCCTTTACCGGCGTGCTCTATGCCGGGCTGATGATCACCGAAACCGGGCCACGCCTCATCGAATACAACGCCCGCTTCGGCGACCCCGAATGCCAGGTCCTGATGATGCGCCTGAAAAGCGACATCCTGCCGGCCCTGATGGCGACGGGCGAAGGGCGCCTCGACAGGTACGACCCGATCTGGCACGACAGCGCCGCATTGTGCGTGGTGATGGCCAGCAACGGCTATCCCGGCAGCTACAAGAAGGGTACGGAGATCCGGGGGCTGGACGCGCTGGCGGACAATACCAGGCTCGTCGTCTTTCATGCCGGCACCGCCCGCGACGATGCAGGCCGGTTGTTGGCGAACGGGGGCCGGGTGCTGGGCGTGACCGCCCTGGGCGCCGATCTGGCGGTGGCACAGAAGAATGCCTATGACGCCATCGCCCAGATTGACTGGCCGGAAGGCTTCTGCCGTCAGGATATTGGCTGGCGTGCCCTCGCTTCACTTAAGAAAGGCAATTGA
- a CDS encoding FkbM family methyltransferase: MNQISSQTGTQNARDAGTARQKPRKLRRMLDCLVRELQVATLKFRRPEIAETHGVKLWLAAPVLRKGHRRQIIRHQYEEAELSILDATLTPEDSVLELGAGIGLTSIFCAKRIGDGAKVHALEANPALVPVLERNFQLNGVRPDFHSMAAAKETGEVEFALDRSYTSSGLHGRPSETVERVRLPAAGFQELLDRYSPSYLIMDIEGGEIDLLPGANLSCVRKICLEVHPEIVGDAAISGVVAGLMGAGFLLHFSRSRKNVVYMERAPATVMAAGGGAGAVEAPGV, translated from the coding sequence GTGAACCAGATTTCCTCCCAAACCGGCACCCAGAACGCCCGCGACGCCGGAACGGCGCGCCAAAAGCCCCGCAAGCTGCGCCGCATGCTGGACTGCCTTGTCCGCGAGCTTCAGGTGGCAACGCTGAAATTCCGCCGCCCGGAAATTGCCGAGACCCATGGCGTGAAGCTGTGGCTGGCCGCCCCCGTGCTGCGCAAGGGGCACCGGCGGCAGATTATCCGCCATCAGTATGAGGAAGCCGAACTGTCGATCCTCGACGCCACCCTGACGCCAGAGGACAGCGTGCTGGAACTGGGGGCGGGCATCGGCCTGACCTCGATTTTCTGCGCCAAGCGTATTGGCGACGGCGCGAAAGTACATGCGCTGGAAGCCAATCCGGCGCTCGTTCCGGTACTGGAACGGAATTTCCAGCTGAATGGCGTACGCCCGGATTTTCACAGCATGGCGGCGGCGAAGGAGACCGGCGAGGTCGAGTTCGCGCTCGACCGCTCCTACACTTCCTCCGGCCTGCATGGCCGTCCGTCCGAGACGGTGGAGCGGGTGCGCCTGCCGGCCGCCGGCTTCCAGGAACTGCTGGACCGGTACTCCCCCAGCTACCTGATCATGGACATCGAGGGCGGCGAGATCGACCTGCTGCCCGGCGCCAACCTGTCTTGCGTGCGCAAGATCTGCCTGGAGGTGCATCCGGAAATCGTTGGCGACGCAGCGATCTCAGGCGTGGTGGCGGGCCTCATGGGAGCCGGGTTCCTGCTGCATTTCTCTCGCAGTCGGAAGAATGTAGTCTATATGGAAAGAGCGCCGGCCACGGTCATGGCCGCAGGCGGGGGTGCGGGCGCGGTAGAGGCGCCCGGCGTTTGA
- a CDS encoding 3-deoxy-D-manno-octulosonic acid transferase yields MSFLAAYRCIGTAAGPLIETYLGRRLRQGKEDAERLPERRGQASLPRPDGALVWLHAASVGEAASALILIDRLLATRPGLQVLVTTGTVTSAALLRDRLPPAARHQFVPVDRPGWVAAFLDHWRPDLALWVESELWPALIAATAARGIPMVLVNARMSDRSARRWGILPGLARAVLGRFDLCLARNAEQANRFRALGARVVEVTGNLKFAAAPLPAAPEARDALRAAVAGRPFWLAASTHEGEEQAALDTHRRLAVHRPDLLTIIVPRHPQRGAEIAALAEQGGLPTARRSLDTLPTPACAVYVADTLGEMGLFFTLAGEQADGGAGIVFVGGSLTRRGGHNPLEPAHFGCAILHGPDMRNNLEMAEALAEADAARIVATPEALAETVENLFTAPAERHRLADAASRVAHAHAGVLDRAMTALAPVLARLPA; encoded by the coding sequence ATGAGTTTTCTGGCCGCCTATCGCTGTATTGGCACCGCCGCCGGGCCGCTGATCGAGACTTATCTCGGCCGCCGGCTGCGGCAGGGCAAGGAGGATGCGGAACGGCTGCCGGAGCGCCGCGGCCAGGCCTCCCTGCCCCGCCCGGACGGGGCGCTGGTCTGGCTGCATGCCGCAAGCGTCGGCGAGGCCGCCTCGGCGCTGATCCTGATCGACCGGCTGCTGGCCACCCGCCCCGGCCTGCAGGTGCTTGTCACCACCGGAACGGTGACCTCGGCCGCACTGCTGCGTGACCGGCTGCCTCCCGCGGCACGCCACCAGTTCGTGCCGGTGGACCGGCCGGGCTGGGTCGCCGCCTTCCTTGATCACTGGCGGCCCGACCTCGCCCTCTGGGTCGAATCGGAGCTGTGGCCGGCGCTAATCGCCGCCACCGCGGCGCGCGGTATCCCGATGGTGCTGGTGAATGCCCGGATGTCCGACCGCTCGGCGCGGCGCTGGGGAATCCTGCCGGGACTGGCCCGCGCGGTGCTGGGGCGCTTCGATCTGTGCCTCGCCCGCAACGCGGAACAGGCCAACCGCTTCCGCGCGCTGGGCGCCCGGGTGGTGGAGGTCACCGGCAATCTGAAATTCGCCGCCGCCCCGCTGCCTGCGGCACCCGAGGCACGCGACGCGCTGCGCGCGGCCGTCGCCGGCCGGCCCTTCTGGCTGGCTGCCAGTACGCATGAGGGGGAGGAACAGGCAGCGCTCGACACGCATCGCCGGCTGGCCGTGCATCGGCCCGATCTGCTCACCATCATCGTGCCGCGCCATCCCCAGCGGGGGGCGGAGATCGCGGCGCTGGCGGAACAGGGCGGCCTGCCCACCGCGCGGCGGTCGCTGGACACGCTGCCGACACCGGCCTGCGCCGTGTATGTCGCTGATACGCTGGGCGAGATGGGACTTTTCTTCACCCTCGCGGGCGAGCAGGCCGATGGCGGCGCCGGCATTGTTTTCGTCGGCGGTTCGCTGACACGGCGCGGTGGTCATAATCCGCTGGAGCCGGCGCATTTCGGCTGCGCCATCCTGCACGGGCCGGACATGCGCAATAATCTGGAGATGGCCGAGGCGCTGGCCGAGGCTGACGCGGCACGCATTGTCGCCACGCCCGAGGCCTTGGCCGAAACGGTGGAAAATTTGTTCACCGCGCCAGCCGAGCGGCATCGCCTCGCCGACGCCGCCAGTCGGGTGGCGCACGCGCATGCCGGCGTGCTGGACCGGGCAATGACCGCACTGGCGCCGGTCCTCGCCCGGCTGCCAGCCTGA
- a CDS encoding ABC transporter ATP-binding protein, translating into MTLIAGTSLEKVLNPSTKALVGRLLREHVKRYAPRFALALVLMVLVAGSTAALAKLMEPVLDEVFTAKDRDKLILVAGFVLATFVVKGLANFGQQVVMEGVTQRIVADVRKRLFSHLLNADLAFFHATSSGALISRMMNDVALLHMAVGKTLTGFGKDLLTLLALIGVMFYQDWALALASFFAFPTAILPIARIGKRMRKVSGNSQAEMSRLTSHLDETFQGIRHVKAYTTEAYEAERGGRLVDIVARLGIKAARTRGLSHPIMETLGGIAIVVVIGYGGWQVIEGARTTGSFFSFVVALMLAYEPLKRLVSLNANLQEGLAAAHRIFDVLDTKPGIVDRPDAQPLAVAAGEVRLEQVDFSYDGGIPALRQVSLAVPAGRMAALVGLSGAGKSTVLNLIPRFYDVTAGRVTIDGTDIRDVTLSSLRRNIALVSQEVMLFDDTIRANIAYGSPDASEEAIMTAARNAAADEFIRDLPQGYDTMVGERGVKLSGGQRQRIAIARAMLKNAPILLLDEATSALDTQSERLVQAALKQLMAGRTSIVIAHRLSTIVDADIIFVMDQGRVVEQGSHAELLAKNGIYARLHALQFTPEANPIPGPTSPLSDAPPHAAAPPRTARRAKA; encoded by the coding sequence ATGACGTTGATTGCCGGCACATCGCTGGAGAAGGTTCTCAACCCGTCCACCAAAGCGCTGGTCGGGAGGCTGCTGCGCGAGCATGTGAAGCGCTATGCGCCGCGCTTTGCCCTGGCGCTGGTGCTGATGGTGCTTGTCGCCGGCTCCACCGCCGCCCTGGCAAAGCTGATGGAGCCGGTGCTGGACGAGGTGTTCACCGCCAAGGACCGCGACAAGCTCATCCTCGTCGCCGGCTTCGTGCTCGCCACCTTCGTGGTGAAGGGGCTGGCCAATTTCGGCCAGCAGGTGGTGATGGAAGGGGTGACCCAGCGCATCGTCGCCGATGTGCGCAAACGCCTGTTCTCGCATCTGCTGAACGCCGACCTCGCCTTCTTCCACGCCACCTCCAGCGGCGCGCTCATCAGCCGGATGATGAACGATGTCGCATTGCTGCATATGGCGGTCGGCAAGACGCTGACCGGCTTCGGCAAGGATCTGCTGACGCTGCTGGCGCTGATCGGCGTCATGTTCTATCAGGACTGGGCGCTGGCGCTGGCCTCCTTCTTCGCCTTCCCGACCGCGATCCTGCCGATTGCGCGCATCGGCAAGCGCATGCGCAAGGTGTCGGGCAATTCCCAGGCGGAAATGTCGCGCCTGACCAGCCATCTCGACGAGACCTTCCAGGGCATCCGCCATGTGAAGGCCTACACGACCGAAGCCTATGAGGCGGAGCGCGGCGGCCGTCTGGTGGATATCGTGGCAAGGCTGGGCATCAAGGCGGCGCGCACGCGCGGCCTATCGCACCCGATTATGGAAACGCTGGGCGGCATCGCCATCGTCGTCGTCATCGGTTATGGCGGCTGGCAGGTGATCGAGGGTGCGCGCACCACCGGCTCCTTCTTCTCCTTCGTCGTAGCCCTGATGCTGGCCTATGAGCCGCTGAAGCGGCTGGTCTCGCTGAACGCCAACCTGCAGGAAGGGCTGGCCGCCGCGCACCGCATCTTCGACGTGCTGGACACGAAGCCGGGCATTGTCGACCGGCCGGACGCGCAGCCGCTTGCCGTCGCCGCCGGCGAGGTACGGCTGGAGCAGGTCGATTTCAGCTATGACGGCGGTATCCCGGCGCTGCGCCAGGTCAGCCTCGCCGTGCCCGCCGGCAGGATGGCCGCCCTGGTCGGCCTGTCCGGGGCCGGCAAATCGACGGTGCTGAACCTGATTCCGCGCTTCTATGACGTGACGGCCGGCCGCGTGACCATCGATGGCACCGATATCCGCGATGTCACCTTGTCCTCGCTGCGCCGGAACATCGCCCTGGTCAGCCAGGAGGTGATGCTGTTCGACGACACGATCCGCGCCAACATCGCCTATGGCAGCCCGGATGCCAGCGAGGAGGCGATCATGACCGCCGCCCGCAACGCGGCGGCCGACGAGTTTATCCGCGATCTGCCGCAGGGCTACGACACCATGGTCGGCGAGCGCGGCGTGAAACTGTCCGGCGGCCAGCGCCAGCGCATCGCGATTGCCCGCGCCATGCTGAAGAACGCCCCGATCCTGCTGCTGGACGAGGCGACATCCGCGCTCGACACCCAGTCCGAGCGGCTGGTGCAGGCGGCGCTGAAACAGCTGATGGCAGGGCGTACCAGCATCGTCATCGCGCATCGCCTCTCCACCATCGTCGATGCCGACATCATCTTCGTGATGGATCAGGGGCGGGTCGTCGAGCAGGGCAGCCACGCCGAATTGCTGGCGAAGAACGGGATTTACGCCCGGCTTCACGCCCTGCAGTTCACGCCGGAAGCCAACCCTATCCCCGGGCCCACTTCCCCGCTCAGTGACGCCCCCCCGCACGCGGCCGCGCCGCCACGGACGGCGCGACGGGCCAAGGCGTAA